The following proteins are encoded in a genomic region of Sesamum indicum cultivar Zhongzhi No. 13 linkage group LG8, S_indicum_v1.0, whole genome shotgun sequence:
- the LOC105168306 gene encoding beta-arabinofuranosyltransferase RAY1 isoform X1, with amino-acid sequence MESRYSLFFSNFYSKKVLQSGLWLVWLCGFFLIGVSFYGTQMLPTFLREQIKIRKPAVSGVGFDDLSFPKITLFAAPRPFSGSVGERQALAVRSWLGLSENINVVLFSQDPSVFSFVDSFGSRVSVETEIDFTFLGTPFYHSMVARALASPSDISALIDPDTILLSNFISTLICAYKLDEDWLIVASSGNVSHFPFRLDSDGKSWLADDGKHVQIQKQLQEVLVRQGSQKPCGDRMLIAWNRGDLPLHKGVLPPFLYGKGLHNHWIVTEALISDFRLVIDASLTISSFYVDDLDQENYALIRSSITSDFEKRSWELNGNSLLGRLYGSFSFRDANYSNLFRFFECGGNFHFLNTHQNIAYLLGYNRPLNLRIKGISLSSTQKEILDCVDVIKSLEGIEGCFAKEQMRLPTSISLPLSLESLLSMRADQNKTIALGVAGHSYKDMLMSWVCRLRHLQVLNFLVCALDDEIYDFSVLQGLPVIKCAYPPTNISFDNCHFGTECFQKVTKVKSRMVLQILKLGYNVLLSDVDVYWFKNPLAYLSSFGPAVLVAQSDEYNVTAPINLPRRLNSGFYYAHSDSITIAALEKVVKHAAKSNLSEQPSFYDTLCGEGGSYRLGDDRCLEPETNLVVHFLNRDFFPNGAYQGLWEEKDIKKACKKRGCLVLHNNWISGRRKKLERQVLSGLWEYDINNRMCLQSWHKTNVTSYF; translated from the exons ATGGAGTCCCGCTATTCACTTTTCTTCTCCAATTTCTATAGCAAGAAG GTTCTGCAAAGTGGGCTGTGGCTTGTTTGGTTATGTGGGTTTTTCTTGATTGGTGTCTCGTTCTATGGTACTCAAATGCTGCCCACTTTTCTGAGAGAACAGATCAAGATCAGGAAACCAGCGGTTTCTGGTGTTGGTTTTGATGATCTAAGCTTCCCCAAGATCACTCTTTTTGCAGCGCCGAGGCCTTTCAGTGGTTCAGTAGGTGAAAGGCAAGCTCTTGCTGTAAGATCATGGCTTGGATTATCGGAAAATATAAATGTTGTTCTTTTCAGTCAAGATCCGTCTGTTTTCTCCTTTGTTGATTCATTTGGTTCGCGGGTGTCCGTTGAAACCGAGATTGACTTCAC GTTCCTTGGTACTCCATTTTATCATTCCATGGTTGCAAGAGCTCTTGCATCACCATCAGATATTTCTGCATTGATTGATCCGGATACCATTCTCTTGTCAAACTTTATATCCACTTTGATATGTGCTTACAAGCTAGATGAAGATTGGCTCATTGTCGCCTCATCAGGAAATGTTTCCCATTTTCCTTTTCGCTTAGATTCTGATGGCAAAAGTTGGCTGGCAGATGATGGTAAACATGTTCAAATACAAAAG CAGTTGCAGGAGGTCCTTGTTCGGCAAGGTTCTCAGAAACCATGTGGGGATAGAATGCTTATAGCATGGAACAGAGGAGATCTACCACTTCACAAGGGTGTGCTTCCCCCATTCTTGTATGGAAAGGGACTTCACAACCATTGGATTGTCACTGAAGCCTTGATCTCTGACTTTAGGCTTGTAATTGATGCAAGTTTGACTATTTCAAGTTTCTATGTAGATGATCTTGACCAAGAGAATTATGCCTTGATAAGGAGCTCCATTACTTCTGATTTTGAAAAGAGAAGTTGGGAACTAAATGGCAATTCCCTTCTAGGAAGGCTATATggatcattttcttttcgtgACGCTAACTATTCTAATTTGTTCAGATTCTTTGAGTGTGGTGGGAACTTTCACTTTTTAAATACGCACCAAAACATTGCATATCTGCTGGGGTACAACAGACCACTGAACTTGAGGATCAAGGGGATCTCTTTATCATCGACACAAAAGGAAATTCTGGATTGCGTTGATGTGATAAAATCACTTGAAGGAATTGAAGGATGCTTTGCCAAAGAGCAGATGAGATTGCCGACATCAATTTCACTTCCACTTTCCCTAGAATCTCTACTCTCGATGCGTGCTGATCAGAACAAAACAATTGCTCTTGGAGTTGCTGGACATAGTTACAAGGATATGCTAATGAGTTGGGTTTGCAGGCTACGCCACCTCCAAGTATTAAACTTTTTGGTCTGTGCTCTTGAtgatgaaatatatgatttctcCGTGTTGCAG GGCCTGCCAGTTATCAAGTGCGCATATCCTCCAACCAACATCAGCTTTGACAACTGCCATTTTGGAACAGAATGCTTCCAGAAAGTAACTAAAGTCAAGTCTAGAATGGTTTTGCAGATATTAAAGCTCGGATATAATGTGCTTCTGAGTGACGTGGATGTATACTGGTTCAAAAATCCTTTGGCCTATCTTAGTTCTTTTGGTCCTGCAGTTCTTGTGGCACAGTCTGATGAATACAATGTAACAG CACCAATAAACCTACCTCGACGACTTAACTCCGGCTTCTACTATGCTCATTCAGACAGTATAACCATTGCAGCATTGGAAAAGGTGGTGAAACATGCAGCTAAGTCCAATTTATCCGAACAGCCCAGCTTCTATGATACATTATGTGGTGAAGGGGGGTCCTACAGGTTAGGTGATGACAGATGCTTGGAGCCTGAAACAAATTTGGTGGTTCATTTCTTAAATAGAGATTTCTTTCCCAATGGTGCATACCAAGGTCTATGGGAGGAAAAAGATATAAAGAAAGCCTGTAAGAAAAGGGGTTGTCTCGTTCTCCACAACAATTGGATTAGCGGAAGAAGGAAGAAGCTGGAGAGACAGGTGTTATCTGGGCTTTGGGAGTATGATATCAACAATAGGATGTGTTTGCAAAGCTGGCATAAGACAAATGTCACAAGTTATTTTTAG
- the LOC105168306 gene encoding beta-arabinofuranosyltransferase RAY1 isoform X2, producing the protein MESRYSLFFSNFYSKKVLQSGLWLVWLCGFFLIGVSFYGTQMLPTFLREQIKIRKPAVSGVGFDDLSFPKITLFAAPRPFSGSVGERQALAVRSWLGLSENINVVLFSQDPSVFSFVDSFGSRVSVETEIDFTFLGTPFYHSMVARALASPSDISALIDPDTILLSNFISTLICAYKLDEDWLIVASSGNVSHFPFRLDSDGKSWLADDGKHVQIQKLQEVLVRQGSQKPCGDRMLIAWNRGDLPLHKGVLPPFLYGKGLHNHWIVTEALISDFRLVIDASLTISSFYVDDLDQENYALIRSSITSDFEKRSWELNGNSLLGRLYGSFSFRDANYSNLFRFFECGGNFHFLNTHQNIAYLLGYNRPLNLRIKGISLSSTQKEILDCVDVIKSLEGIEGCFAKEQMRLPTSISLPLSLESLLSMRADQNKTIALGVAGHSYKDMLMSWVCRLRHLQVLNFLVCALDDEIYDFSVLQGLPVIKCAYPPTNISFDNCHFGTECFQKVTKVKSRMVLQILKLGYNVLLSDVDVYWFKNPLAYLSSFGPAVLVAQSDEYNVTAPINLPRRLNSGFYYAHSDSITIAALEKVVKHAAKSNLSEQPSFYDTLCGEGGSYRLGDDRCLEPETNLVVHFLNRDFFPNGAYQGLWEEKDIKKACKKRGCLVLHNNWISGRRKKLERQVLSGLWEYDINNRMCLQSWHKTNVTSYF; encoded by the exons ATGGAGTCCCGCTATTCACTTTTCTTCTCCAATTTCTATAGCAAGAAG GTTCTGCAAAGTGGGCTGTGGCTTGTTTGGTTATGTGGGTTTTTCTTGATTGGTGTCTCGTTCTATGGTACTCAAATGCTGCCCACTTTTCTGAGAGAACAGATCAAGATCAGGAAACCAGCGGTTTCTGGTGTTGGTTTTGATGATCTAAGCTTCCCCAAGATCACTCTTTTTGCAGCGCCGAGGCCTTTCAGTGGTTCAGTAGGTGAAAGGCAAGCTCTTGCTGTAAGATCATGGCTTGGATTATCGGAAAATATAAATGTTGTTCTTTTCAGTCAAGATCCGTCTGTTTTCTCCTTTGTTGATTCATTTGGTTCGCGGGTGTCCGTTGAAACCGAGATTGACTTCAC GTTCCTTGGTACTCCATTTTATCATTCCATGGTTGCAAGAGCTCTTGCATCACCATCAGATATTTCTGCATTGATTGATCCGGATACCATTCTCTTGTCAAACTTTATATCCACTTTGATATGTGCTTACAAGCTAGATGAAGATTGGCTCATTGTCGCCTCATCAGGAAATGTTTCCCATTTTCCTTTTCGCTTAGATTCTGATGGCAAAAGTTGGCTGGCAGATGATGGTAAACATGTTCAAATACAAAAG TTGCAGGAGGTCCTTGTTCGGCAAGGTTCTCAGAAACCATGTGGGGATAGAATGCTTATAGCATGGAACAGAGGAGATCTACCACTTCACAAGGGTGTGCTTCCCCCATTCTTGTATGGAAAGGGACTTCACAACCATTGGATTGTCACTGAAGCCTTGATCTCTGACTTTAGGCTTGTAATTGATGCAAGTTTGACTATTTCAAGTTTCTATGTAGATGATCTTGACCAAGAGAATTATGCCTTGATAAGGAGCTCCATTACTTCTGATTTTGAAAAGAGAAGTTGGGAACTAAATGGCAATTCCCTTCTAGGAAGGCTATATggatcattttcttttcgtgACGCTAACTATTCTAATTTGTTCAGATTCTTTGAGTGTGGTGGGAACTTTCACTTTTTAAATACGCACCAAAACATTGCATATCTGCTGGGGTACAACAGACCACTGAACTTGAGGATCAAGGGGATCTCTTTATCATCGACACAAAAGGAAATTCTGGATTGCGTTGATGTGATAAAATCACTTGAAGGAATTGAAGGATGCTTTGCCAAAGAGCAGATGAGATTGCCGACATCAATTTCACTTCCACTTTCCCTAGAATCTCTACTCTCGATGCGTGCTGATCAGAACAAAACAATTGCTCTTGGAGTTGCTGGACATAGTTACAAGGATATGCTAATGAGTTGGGTTTGCAGGCTACGCCACCTCCAAGTATTAAACTTTTTGGTCTGTGCTCTTGAtgatgaaatatatgatttctcCGTGTTGCAG GGCCTGCCAGTTATCAAGTGCGCATATCCTCCAACCAACATCAGCTTTGACAACTGCCATTTTGGAACAGAATGCTTCCAGAAAGTAACTAAAGTCAAGTCTAGAATGGTTTTGCAGATATTAAAGCTCGGATATAATGTGCTTCTGAGTGACGTGGATGTATACTGGTTCAAAAATCCTTTGGCCTATCTTAGTTCTTTTGGTCCTGCAGTTCTTGTGGCACAGTCTGATGAATACAATGTAACAG CACCAATAAACCTACCTCGACGACTTAACTCCGGCTTCTACTATGCTCATTCAGACAGTATAACCATTGCAGCATTGGAAAAGGTGGTGAAACATGCAGCTAAGTCCAATTTATCCGAACAGCCCAGCTTCTATGATACATTATGTGGTGAAGGGGGGTCCTACAGGTTAGGTGATGACAGATGCTTGGAGCCTGAAACAAATTTGGTGGTTCATTTCTTAAATAGAGATTTCTTTCCCAATGGTGCATACCAAGGTCTATGGGAGGAAAAAGATATAAAGAAAGCCTGTAAGAAAAGGGGTTGTCTCGTTCTCCACAACAATTGGATTAGCGGAAGAAGGAAGAAGCTGGAGAGACAGGTGTTATCTGGGCTTTGGGAGTATGATATCAACAATAGGATGTGTTTGCAAAGCTGGCATAAGACAAATGTCACAAGTTATTTTTAG
- the LOC105168304 gene encoding inorganic phosphate transporter 2-1, chloroplastic, producing MTSSYCLSSTRNTSLFHTSRICLQKDRLCVFSHCPGREFLTLKPQESFPKSSLSVLTLRGSGFRRPFAAFAEAEGEHVEDVVRAKEHHHHHQGNAESDDDELPGMAKAFNISSGTASAVSVCIALAALVFPLFMGSLGQGLPFKTKALSYATLLFGFYMAWNIGANDVANAMGTSVGSGALSLRQAVLTAAVLEFSGALLMGTHVTSTMQKGILVANVFQGKDTLLFAGLLSSLAAAGTWLQVASYYGWPVSTTHCIVGSMVGFGLAYGGPGAVFWSSLARVTSSWVVSPLIGAIVSFLVYKCIRRFVYSARNPGQAAAAAAPIAVFLGVTGISFAAFPLSKTVPIALAQALACGAAGAIAVDRVIRKQLGHLLAKSAKADPEPKPETHPSKNIGFLSDIAGPTGTQLEIVYGVFGYMQILSACFMSFAHGGNDVSNAIGPLAAALSILQGGMSAAEIVIPNDVLAWGGFGIVAGLMMWGYRVIATIGKKITELTPTRGFAAEFAAASVVLGASKLGLPISATHTLVGAVMGVGFARGLNSVRAETVREIVTSWAFAVIYTWILTKVLSFVL from the exons ATGACTTCCTCCTACTGTTTGTCTTCCACCAGAAACACCTCTTTGTTTCATACTTCACGTATTTGTCTCCAAAAAGACAGGCTCTGTGTCTTTTCCCATTGTCCCGgaagagaatttctcactTTGAAGCCTCAAGAATCGTTTCCTAAGTCATCTCTTTCGGTTCTCACTCTAAGGGGAAGTGGATTCAGACGCCCTTTTGCTGCTTTTGCAGAAGCAGAAGGTGAACATGTTGAAGATGTTGTTAGGGCCAAAGagcatcatcatcaccatcaAGGAAATGCAGAgtctgatgatgatgagttgCCTGGAATGGCTAAGGCTTTTAACATATCTTCAGGGACAGCTTCTGCTGTATCGGTTTGCATAGCATTGGCGGCTCTTGTTTTCCCACTTTTCATGGGCTCTCTGGGGCAGGGACTGCCATTCAAGACTAAAGCTTTATCATATGCTACACTTTTGTTTGGCTTCTACATGGCCTGGAATATTGGGGCTAACGATGTGGCAAATGCGATGGGGACTTCAGTCGGGTCGGGGGCGTTGTCACTCCGGCAGGCGGTGCTGACTGCCGCCGTGTTGGAATTCTCGGGTGCATTGCTGATGGGGACTCATGTAACTAGTACAATGCAGAAGGGAATTCTTGTTGCCAATGTTTTTCAGGGAAAGGATACTCTGCTTTTTGCTGGGCTGCTATCTTCTTTGGCTGCAGCTGGTACTTGGCTACAG GTTGCATCATACTACGGTTGGCCAGTTTCGACTACACATTGTATAGTAGGATCAATGGTGGGATTCGGTCTTGCCTATGGAGGACCTGGGGCTGTCTTTTGGAGTTCACTGGCAAGGGTAACTTCGTCATGGGTTGTCTCACCTTTGATTGGAGCAATAGTGTCTTTCCTTGTCTATAAATGCATTCGCAGG TTTGTTTACAGTGCTCGAAACCCTGGACAAGCAGCTGCTGCAGCTGCACCGATTGCTGTTTTTCTGGGTGTTACTGGGATTTCATTTGCTGCATTCCCTCTTAGCAAGACTGTCCCTATAGCTCTTGCCCAGGCATTAGCCTGTGGTGCTGCTGGAGCCATTGCAGTCGACAGAGTTATTCGAAAGCAACTAGGCCACCTCCTTGCCAAGTCTGCTAAAGCTGACCCAGAGCCTAAACCAGAAACCCATCCCAGTAAAAATATCGGGTTCCTTTCTGATATAGCTGGCCCTACAGGAACCCAGTTAGAGATAGTTTATGGGGTCTTTGGCTACATGCAAATCTTATCCGCCTGCTTCATGTCATTTGCACACGGAGGAAACGATGTTTCCAATGCTATAGGCCCTCTAGCAGCAGCTTTGTCAATTCTCCAAGGTGGCATGTCTGCAGCCGAGATTGTAATTCCTAATGATGTCCTAGCATGGGGTGGATTTGGGATTGTTGCAGGGTTAATGATGTGGGGCTATCGTGTTATTGCAACAATAGGAAAGAAGATTACGGAACTAACACCGACTAGAGGATTTGCTGCCGAGTTTGCAGCAGCATCTGTGGTGCTTGGGGCGTCAAAACTTGGACTCCCAATCTCAGCCACTCATACTCTGGTCGGCGCAGTAATGGGTGTCGGCTTTGCTAGAGGGCTCAACAGTGTACGAGCAGAGACGGTGAGGGAAATCGTCACTTCTTGGGCTTTTGCTGTTATTTACACATGGATCTTGACTAAGGTTTTATCGTTTGTATTATGA
- the LOC105168308 gene encoding uncharacterized protein LOC105168308: MVGSSLNSHNLTPKPIKFLCSYGGRILPRYPDGKLRYHGGETRVLSVDTSISFAELLVKMGEMCGSSVSLRCQLPTEDLDALVSITSDEDLDNLIEEYDRAATSAPSSSLKIRAFLSAPKTIKKVSPPPSSAVSCCSDGSPPKSLLYSGAGVPPRYPTSAAYRRCYRRPSRPPAYPIVGAKSAGKIPHQYAYAYQCHNVHGNGGHAYLIHNGNHWQ, translated from the exons ATGGTTGGATCTTCACTTAACTCCCACAATCTCACTCCCAAGCCCATCAAGTTCTTGTGTAGTTACGGTGGCCGGATCCTCCCCCGCTACCCGGACGGCAAGCTCCGTTACCACGGCGGCGAAACCCGTGTGCTCTCCGTCGACACCTCCATTTCCTTTGCTG AATTGTTGGTGAAGATGGGGGAGATGTGTGGATCGTCGGTGAGTCTGAGGTGCCAATTGCCGACGGAAGATTTGGACGCGTTGGTGTCGATAACATCCGACGAGGATCTCGACAATCTCATAGAGGAATACGACCGTGCTGCTACGTCCGCCCCGTCGTCGTCCCTCAAAATCAGGGCCTTCCTTTCTGCCCCCAAAACCATAAAAAAAGTGTCTCCGCCTCCGTCCTCCGCCGTCTCCTGCTGCAGCGACGGCTCACCGCCTAAATCACTGCTCTATTCCGGCGCCGGAGTACCACCTAGGTACCCAACCTCGGCCGCCTACCGCCGATGCTACCGCCGCCCGTCAAGGCCGCCGGCGTACCCTATTGTCGGTGCCAAATCAGCCGGAAAAATCCCTCATCAGTACGCCTACGCCTATCAGTGCCACAATGTCCATGGAAATGGTGGCCATGCTTATCTAATCCACAACGGCAACCACTGGCAATAG